In Ascaphus truei isolate aAscTru1 chromosome 7, aAscTru1.hap1, whole genome shotgun sequence, one genomic interval encodes:
- the LOC142499441 gene encoding calpain-1 catalytic subunit-like isoform X1, whose product MWRGQCYQSLRTSCLEEGQLFVDPAFPHVTSDPEVDWKRPHEFCTDPKFIERGASTTDICQGELGDCWLLSSISALTLSPSLFSRVVPEGQSFSAIEGYSGIFHFRLWHFGSWVDVVVDDTLPTKRGQLLYTKSDTKGEMWSALLEKAYAKVCGGYPTLQGGCISEALEDFTGGIAECVNVSTLTPEETWAIVSQSEHGAVLMGCCIQVSQASDIGRINEEGLVLGHAYTVIGASKVRCRSKEVCLLRLRNPWGFIEYKGPWSDKSLEWESVAETERKELNLQKEDGEFWMLCHDFSRLFSCLFLCGVTLDSLHWGVTQLRGRWKVGVSAGGGRRLKSFFSNPQFRLQVGGALPQEEEPGSGRGVEPKLAHEAELHLVLLQLLQTNRQTENLHIACHLYRVPEEQVKRPRLDRGFFTRNRPVGDTGQPQNSRGVTLRVSLPPGEYVIVPSTDGHNQEGEFYIRVYCDKGTKSRVNDNFLSTYNCVQPVFSETPQIRDQSKSTTEGDTLDALHFQQLVNSGLTDRFCLSLETCRSLMFDVDSPLAGRVTQQEAELILTRVRFLQEVYMKFSTDASDPLSSYELPLALQEAGFELSRNVLESLWLRYQTGDLTVTFSDFIHCVTKVHKIFVLYRLEDSSGSRDINEWILRFLAL is encoded by the exons ATGTGGCGGGGGCAGTGTTACCAGTCTCTCCGCACTTCCTGTCTGGAGGAGGGTCAGCTCTTTGTTGACCCCGCCTTCCCCCACGTGACCTCTGATCCCGAGGTCGACTGGAAGCGACCACAT GAATTTTGCACGGACCCGAAATTCATCGAGAGAGGAGCTAGTACAACGGATATATGTCAGGGGGAGCTGG GTGACTGCTGGCTCCTGTCCTCCATTTcggccctcactctctccccctctctcttctcccggGTGGTGCCGGAGGGTCAGAGCTTCTCCGCCATCGAGGGCTACAGCGGCATCTTCCACTTCAGG TTGTGGCACTTCGGCTCCTGGGTGGACGTTGTGGTAGATGACACACTCCCGACAAAGAGAGGACAGCTCCTGTACACAAAGAGTGACACCAAGGGAGAGATGTGGAGCGCACTGCTTGAAAAGGCATATGCAAA GGTATGTGGGGGGTATCCCACACTGCAGGGGGGGTGTATCTCCGAGGCTCTGGAGGACTTCACGGGcggaatagcagagtgtgtgaATGTGAGCACCCTCACCCCCGAGGAGACCTGGGCCATCgtcagccaatcagagcacggCGCGGTCCTCATGGGCTGTTGCATACAG GTGTCCCAGGCCTCTGACATCGGACGGATTAATGAAGAGGGTTTAGTGCTGGGACATGCGTACACAGTGATAGGAGCGAGCAAA GTGCGCTGTCGCTCCAAGGAGGTCTGTCTCTTGCGTCTGCGAAACCCCTGGGGCTTTATTGAGTACAAGGGACCTTGGAGTGATAA GtctttggagtgggagtctgtggcAGAGACGGAGCGGAAGGAGTTAAACCTGCAGAAAGAAGATGGGGAGTTTTG GATGCTCTGCCATGATTTCTCCCGCCTCTTCTCCTGCCTGTTCCTCTGCGGGGTGACTCTGGACTCGCTCCATTGGGGCGTTACTCAGCTCCGGGGACGCTGGAAGGTCGGCGTCAGCGCGGGAGGCGGGCGGAGACTGA AGTCCTTTTTCAGTAACCCACAGTTCCGGCTACAAGTGGGAGGAGCTTTGCCTCAGGAGGAGGAGCCTGGCTCTGGGCGTGGGGTGGAGCCTAAATTAGCGCATGAGGCAGAGCTTCATCTGGTTTTGCTGCAGCTGCTGCAGACGAACAGACAGACTGAGAATCTGCACATCGCATGTCACCTGTATAGG GTTCCTGAGGAgcag GTCAAGCGCCCCCGGCTGGACCGTGGTTTCTTCACACGGAATCGCCCAGTGGGTGACACGGGGCAGCCCCAGAACAGCCGCGGTGTCACTCTGCGCGTGTCACTGCCACCAGGGGAGTATGTCATTGTCCCTTCCACTGATGGTCACAACCAGGAGGGCGAATTCTACATAAGAGTGTATTGTGACAAAGGGACCAAGAGCAG GGTTAATGACAACTTCCTCTCAACTTACAACTGTGTCCAG CCGGTCTTTAGCGAGACGCCCCAGATCCGAGACCAGTCCAAAAGCACCACCGAG ggtgataCATTGGATGCTCTTCACTTCCAACAACTTGTTAATTCAG GTCTCACTGACAGATTCTGTCTGTCTCTTGAGACATGTCGCAGTCTAATGTTTGATGTGGAT TCCCCATTGGCTGGcagagttacccagcaggaggcgGAGCTAATCCTGACACGGGTTCGATTCCTACAG GAGGTGTATATGAAGTTTTCCACTGACGCCTCTGACCCTCTAAGCTCCTATGAGTTGCCTCTAGCCCTACAAGAGGCAG GTTTCGAACTGAGTAGAAACGTGTTGGAATCCCTGTGGTTACGTTATCAAACTGGTGACCTCACAGTGACATTTAGTGACTTCATACACTGTGTCACCAAAGTACATAAAATATTCG TGCTGTATCGCTTGGAGGACTCATCAGGATCCCGAGACATTAACGAG TGGATATTACGCTTCCTTGCGCTATAA
- the LOC142499441 gene encoding calpain-1 catalytic subunit-like isoform X2 translates to MWRGQCYQSLRTSCLEEGQLFVDPAFPHVTSDPEVDWKRPHEFCTDPKFIERGASTTDICQGELGDCWLLSSISALTLSPSLFSRVVPEGQSFSAIEGYSGIFHFRLWHFGSWVDVVVDDTLPTKRGQLLYTKSDTKGEMWSALLEKAYAKVCGGYPTLQGGCISEALEDFTGGIAECVNVSTLTPEETWAIVSQSEHGAVLMGCCIQVSQASDIGRINEEGLVLGHAYTVIGASKVRCRSKEVCLLRLRNPWGFIEYKGPWSDKSLEWESVAETERKELNLQKEDGEFWMLCHDFSRLFSCLFLCGVTLDSLHWGVTQLRGRWKVGVSAGGGRRLKSFFSNPQFRLQVGGALPQEEEPGSGRGVEPKLAHEAELHLVLLQLLQTNRQTENLHIACHLYRVPEEQVKRPRLDRGFFTRNRPVGDTGQPQNSRGVTLRVSLPPGEYVIVPSTDGHNQEGEFYIRVYCDKGTKSRVNDNFLSTYNCVQGDTLDALHFQQLVNSGLTDRFCLSLETCRSLMFDVDSPLAGRVTQQEAELILTRVRFLQEVYMKFSTDASDPLSSYELPLALQEAGFELSRNVLESLWLRYQTGDLTVTFSDFIHCVTKVHKIFVLYRLEDSSGSRDINEWILRFLAL, encoded by the exons ATGTGGCGGGGGCAGTGTTACCAGTCTCTCCGCACTTCCTGTCTGGAGGAGGGTCAGCTCTTTGTTGACCCCGCCTTCCCCCACGTGACCTCTGATCCCGAGGTCGACTGGAAGCGACCACAT GAATTTTGCACGGACCCGAAATTCATCGAGAGAGGAGCTAGTACAACGGATATATGTCAGGGGGAGCTGG GTGACTGCTGGCTCCTGTCCTCCATTTcggccctcactctctccccctctctcttctcccggGTGGTGCCGGAGGGTCAGAGCTTCTCCGCCATCGAGGGCTACAGCGGCATCTTCCACTTCAGG TTGTGGCACTTCGGCTCCTGGGTGGACGTTGTGGTAGATGACACACTCCCGACAAAGAGAGGACAGCTCCTGTACACAAAGAGTGACACCAAGGGAGAGATGTGGAGCGCACTGCTTGAAAAGGCATATGCAAA GGTATGTGGGGGGTATCCCACACTGCAGGGGGGGTGTATCTCCGAGGCTCTGGAGGACTTCACGGGcggaatagcagagtgtgtgaATGTGAGCACCCTCACCCCCGAGGAGACCTGGGCCATCgtcagccaatcagagcacggCGCGGTCCTCATGGGCTGTTGCATACAG GTGTCCCAGGCCTCTGACATCGGACGGATTAATGAAGAGGGTTTAGTGCTGGGACATGCGTACACAGTGATAGGAGCGAGCAAA GTGCGCTGTCGCTCCAAGGAGGTCTGTCTCTTGCGTCTGCGAAACCCCTGGGGCTTTATTGAGTACAAGGGACCTTGGAGTGATAA GtctttggagtgggagtctgtggcAGAGACGGAGCGGAAGGAGTTAAACCTGCAGAAAGAAGATGGGGAGTTTTG GATGCTCTGCCATGATTTCTCCCGCCTCTTCTCCTGCCTGTTCCTCTGCGGGGTGACTCTGGACTCGCTCCATTGGGGCGTTACTCAGCTCCGGGGACGCTGGAAGGTCGGCGTCAGCGCGGGAGGCGGGCGGAGACTGA AGTCCTTTTTCAGTAACCCACAGTTCCGGCTACAAGTGGGAGGAGCTTTGCCTCAGGAGGAGGAGCCTGGCTCTGGGCGTGGGGTGGAGCCTAAATTAGCGCATGAGGCAGAGCTTCATCTGGTTTTGCTGCAGCTGCTGCAGACGAACAGACAGACTGAGAATCTGCACATCGCATGTCACCTGTATAGG GTTCCTGAGGAgcag GTCAAGCGCCCCCGGCTGGACCGTGGTTTCTTCACACGGAATCGCCCAGTGGGTGACACGGGGCAGCCCCAGAACAGCCGCGGTGTCACTCTGCGCGTGTCACTGCCACCAGGGGAGTATGTCATTGTCCCTTCCACTGATGGTCACAACCAGGAGGGCGAATTCTACATAAGAGTGTATTGTGACAAAGGGACCAAGAGCAG GGTTAATGACAACTTCCTCTCAACTTACAACTGTGTCCAG ggtgataCATTGGATGCTCTTCACTTCCAACAACTTGTTAATTCAG GTCTCACTGACAGATTCTGTCTGTCTCTTGAGACATGTCGCAGTCTAATGTTTGATGTGGAT TCCCCATTGGCTGGcagagttacccagcaggaggcgGAGCTAATCCTGACACGGGTTCGATTCCTACAG GAGGTGTATATGAAGTTTTCCACTGACGCCTCTGACCCTCTAAGCTCCTATGAGTTGCCTCTAGCCCTACAAGAGGCAG GTTTCGAACTGAGTAGAAACGTGTTGGAATCCCTGTGGTTACGTTATCAAACTGGTGACCTCACAGTGACATTTAGTGACTTCATACACTGTGTCACCAAAGTACATAAAATATTCG TGCTGTATCGCTTGGAGGACTCATCAGGATCCCGAGACATTAACGAG TGGATATTACGCTTCCTTGCGCTATAA